The nucleotide sequence AATAGTTCCTGCAATTCCACAAGGAGTAAAAGAAATTGATGTAAATCAGGATGAAATACCTATTGTTGATATGTCAAAAGGTACAAAATAACTTTAGTAAGTTAAAGGGTCAGAAATTCCTACTTTGGTAAAGGCATTTTTTCTTAGTTGGCAACTTGGACATTTTCCACATGGTTTTTTAGTACTTTTATAACAGGACCAGGTAATTGAAAAATCAAGTGAGAGTTTTATACCCTTTTTTACTATATCTGCTTTTGATAAATAAAGTAATGGTGCTTGTATTTTAATTTTTCCGCCATTTATTGTTTTTTTTGTTGCAATATCAACAACTTCCTGAAATTTTTTTATAAAAGGTGGTCGGCAATCTGGATAATTAGAATAATCAACAGAATTTACTCCAATAAAAATTGCATCTGCATCAATTGTCTCTGCATAGGCAACAGCAACAGAAAGTAAAATTGTATTTCTTGCTGGAACATAAGATAAAGGTATTTCTCTTTTTACCTTTTCTGGTATTTTTATTTCTTTTCTTGTAAGTGCTGATTTTACCCACGAGAGGTCAAAATTTAAAATTAAGTGTTTTTCACATTTTAAAAATTTACCCACTTTCTTTGCCGATTCAATTTCTTTTTTACCTTTTTGTCCATAATTTAAGGTTAAACAAAAAATCCTATATCCATTATTTTTAGCAATAGCAGCAGAGACAAAACTATCCATTCCACCGGAAATTAAACAAACTGCTTTTTCTTTTCTCATAGTAAAATTATATAAAAAATAATAAAAATTGTTAATAAGGTAGGTTATTTAGCGCGTGGATGTGTTTTGTTATAAAATTCTTTTAATCTTTCTACTGTTAAGTGAGTATAAATCTGAGTGGTTGTTATTCTTTCATGTCCAAGAAGTTCTTGAACTGTTCTTAAATCAGCACCTCTATCAAGTAGGTGAGTTGCAAAAGAATGTCTGAAAGTATGTGGTGTTACTTTTTTATTTATAATTGCCTTTTTTGAATACTTATCAATTATCCTTTCAACACTTCTTTCTGTCAGAGGTTTATTGTATTTATTGAGAAAAACAATTCTTTCCTTTTTATTCGGCCTTTTTTCAATATATTCTATCAATGCCTTTAAAGCATATTTCCCAATTGGCACAATTCTTTCTTTTTTACCTTTTCCCCTGACCTTTATAACTTCTTCAAAAAAATTTATATCCTCAATTTTTAAAGAAGTAAGTTCCCCAACTCTTATTCCTGTTGAATATAAAAGTTCAAGTATTGCTTTATTTCTTAATGATTGCCAACTATTTTTAAATGGTAAATTTAAAATTTTTTCAACTTCTTCAAGTGTTAAAAAGTTTGGCAACCTATCTGCTTTTTTTGGGGAAGAAAGAAGAACAATCGGATTTGATTTTACCAATTTTCTTGTAGTTAGAAATTTAAAAAATGATTTTAATGATGCAATTTTTCTACCAATTGTGTTTTCAGAATAACCATAACTTCTTAAATGCCCTAAATAAGAAATGAGGAGTTGGTGAGAAATTTCATCAAAAGAATTTATTTTATTTTTTTTTATAAAATTTATAAATTGAGAAATATCTTTTTTATATCCTTTAATTGTATTGACTGAATAATTTCTTTGTAATGTCAGATAATCAAGAAATTTTTTAACATACCTTTTCATTCTTCTTTATTTCTTTTTCAATGTACTTTTATGCCTTTTAGACACCTGCCTGAATATCTACCACTTTTCATCACTAAAAAAAATGTCTCTGGCAATACCTACTCTCCCACCTCCTCTCGAAGGCAGTACCATCGGCGTCGAGAGGCTTAACTGCCGTGTTCGGGATGGGAACGGGTGTTACCCTCTCGCTATCGTTGCCAGAGACATTATTATTTTACCTTCTTTTTCTTATCTGTCAACATTTCGAATTGAGACATAATAAATATTTACAAAAAAAAGAGAAAATAAAATGACTTACTTTCCTGCTCTTTTCCTTTCCATACCAAAATACTCATCAGATAAACATCGGAAAGAAAGTAATAAGTAATTTTCATTACTAATAAAAAAAATACGAGAGAATTAATATTATATGAGAATTTTAGGATGCTTTTCTTCTAAATGGGATTTTTTCAGATGGATAAGTATTGATAATTCTTTTTGATATTAAAAAACCTCTTCTTGCCATACCAACACCAAATTTAATATATTTTAGCATTCCTATATTATGAGCATCTGTTCCAATTGAAAAATTTATATTTTTACCAAGTGCCTTCAAAATATTAATATCATTTAGGTCAAGTCGGTCAGGATAAGAATTTATTTCAAGAATTACTCTATATTTTTCTGCGTACTCAATAATTTCCTCAATATCAACATCATATCCCTCTCTTCCGCTTAATAATCTTCCTGTTGGATGAGCCAATATATCAACATAAGGATTTTCTATTGCTTTTTTAATTCTTTCTCCGACATTTTTCTTAAAACCCTGATGGATTGCAACAATTACATAATCAAGTTCTCTTAAGATTTTATCATTATAATCAAGGGAACCATCACTAAGAATATCAACTTCTGCACCTTTTAATATTTTTATTCCCTTTATTTTTTGATTTAATTTGTCTATTTCTTCATTTTTTCTCTTTAATTCATCTTCATCAAGACCTCCCGCTATTTTTGATGTCTTTGAATGGTCAGCAATTCCAATATATTCATATCCCATTTTTTTTACAGATAAAGCAATTTCTTCAATTGTATTAACACCATCTGAATATTCAGAATGTACATGTAAATCACCTTTTATCTCTTTTTCTTCAACAATTTTTGGCAATTTACCTTGTTGCGCTAATTCAATTTCACCTCTATCTTCTCTCAATTCAGGAGGAATCCAGACAAGTCCCAATGCTTTATAAACATCTTCTTCTGTTTTACCTGCTATTTTCTTATCATTTTTAAAAACACCATATTCACTTATTTTTAATCCATTTTCTTTTGCAAAAGTTCTTAATTTTATGTTATGACCTTTGGAACCAGTAAAATATTGTAAGGCAGAACCATAACAATCATCAGGAATAACTCTTATATCAACCTGCAAATTATTTTCTTTTACAATCACAGATGCTTTAGTTTCTCCTTTTACAAGTATTTCACTTACATCTGGTAAAGATACAAATTTCTCAATTATATCTTCTTTCCCTACTGCAAGAATATCAATATCACCAATTGTTTCTTTCATCCTTCTAATTGAACCAGCAGGAGAAATTTTATCAGCATATTTTCTTAAACTTTCAATTATGTTTTCAACTATTGGAAGTGCAATTCCCAATGGTATTCTTGATTTACCTAACTTGTAAAGTTCTATACCTCTTTTTATATTCTCAACTTTCTTCTCTCCCATTCCAAAAAGTTTCGCAAGTGAACCATCTTCAATAACTTTTTCAAGGTCAGATAAATTTTTAACATTTAATTTGTTATAGACCAAATTCAATGTTTTTGGTCCTAAATTCGGGATATTGAGTAATTCAATAATTCCATCAGAAATACCTTCCATCGCTTCCTCATATTTTTTCATCCTGCCTGTACTTAGATACTCATCAATTTTTTCTGCCATTCCTTTTCCAATCCCAGGGATATTTTCAAGTTCCTTCCTTTTCCATATATCTTCAATATCCTCAGTAAGCTCTCTTATAACCCTTGCTGCTTTCCTATAAGCACCTATTCTAAAAGAACTATCATTTTTGAATTCAAGGGCATCAGCAATTTTATCAAAAATTTCAGCAATTTCAGTATTTTTACTCATTTTTTTTACCTACTGGGCATAAATAAAAAACATCTTCACCAATCCCAAGAACACCTTTTACTTTTTCATCATCAAATGCGCCAACCATAACTATTCCAAGAGATAATGCCTCTGCCTGTAAATGTAAATTCTGCCCACAATGTCCAACTTCCATATAAACATATCTTTTACCTCTTTCCCCATATCTTCCTGTTGTTTTTTCAAAAATTCCAGATATAACAACTATTGCAGGAGCAATTTTTAAGCATCTCTGCTCATAAGCACTTTTTGAAATTTCATTCCTTAAATCACCTTTCTTAATTAAGGAAATTGAATGTTCCCCAAAATTGTAATGATATAAACCTTTTTCAATTTTTTCTATTTCACCTGCAATTAGAAATATTTCAAGAGGATATGTTGCCCCAGCAGAAGGAGATGTTCTTCCACCTTTAGAATTTTTGCCATCACATGCCCATAAAAGTTGAGAAATTTCTTTTATTGTCAATTTTTCATCTTTATAATCTCTTGTTGACTTCCTTCTTTTTAATGCCTCTTCTACACCTATTTCACTAATTTCAACTTCCGGTAATTTTATATTTTCCATTTTTTATTATTTTACCTTAAAAAAGAGGGAGGAGGGAAAAGCTATTTAAGCAATGAGTCCAAAATTTTTTCTGCTTCGTCTTCTTCTAAATAATCAACCATTTGAAGAATTTCATTTTCATTTAAGGATAAATTATCCTGTAAAAATAAAACATCATAATAAAAACTATATTTATTGTTCTCTTCATTTTTCACAATACTCTGTTTTGGGGATTTAAAGAAAAAAAGAGAAAGAGAAAAAACAAAAATAATTGAAATCAATGCAAATACAAATCTCCTTTTAAATATATGCCTCTTTTCTTTAACAGGTACTTCAAAAATAGAATTTTCCCTGCTATCCCACCAAGAAGAAGGAAGAACAGGAATATCTATTTTTTTGCTTTTTTCAATTACCATTTTCAACTCATCATATTTATTTTTACATCTTTCACATTTTTCTAAATGCTTTAAAATCTGTTCTTCCTCTTTTTTATTAAGTTCCTTATTAATTAAGTCAACCAATTTCTTTTCAAATTTCTTGCATGACATTTTTCAGCACCCCCTTTTCTTTAAGATTTTTCCTTATCTTTTCAACTGATTGGAAATAAGTTGCTTTTACTGTTCCTTCTCTTGATTTAAGTATCTCAGCAATCTGTTTATATGGCAATTCTTCATATGTTTTCAAAATAAAAATTGATTTTTGTCTTGGCGTTAAATTTTCAATTTCTTTCTGAATTTCATCTTTAATATCTCTTAAAATAACCATTTTATCACTTTCAATTTTTTCACTTTTTAAAATATTTTCCTGAATTTCTCCTATTTTTTCCCTTTTTCTTTTTCTAATGTAGTCATATGAAAGATTTATGACTATTCTATAAATCCATGTATAAAACTTCGCTTCCTCTCTAAAACTATCCCATTTCTGATATGCCTTAACGAAACTTTCCTGAACGATATCAATACCATCTTCTTTATTTCCCACCATTCTGAAAGCAACACTATACAATCTATCTCTATATTCTCTATAAAATGCCTCAAATTTTTCTTTCTTACCCACTTCTTTTTGACCTTTTTGTTGATAAATAGTTTAGTAAATAGTATAATAAATTGAACAAAATAAAAAGGATAAAAAAACAGGAGGAAAAATGGCTAAAAGAACCACATCTGTTTTAAGAAGACAAAGAAAAGAAAAGAGAAAAACAGCAAGGAATAAGGCAATAAAATCAAAAATAAAAAGAATAGTTAAGAAAACAAAAAAAGCAACTCTTGAAAATAATGTGAATCTTGAAAATTATGTGAAAACAGCAATAAAAGAAATAGATAAAGCAACAGGTAAAGGAGTTCTTCATAAAAATACTGGCTCAAGGAAAAAAAGTAGACTTATGCATTACATAAATAAGTATAAAACAGACACCAAAAATCAGGAAAAGAAATAATAAATAAAAATTTCAAGTTCCTCTCCTGGGAGAATTTTCCCTATTTTTAAAGAAAAATCTAATTGATGCAGTTGCTCAAATTTCTTAATTGTTTCTCTATCTAATTTTTTCCTGTTTAGAAATACATTTTTTAAATATAAATTAGCAGCACCTATAACAACTTGAAAATTCTTTTCTCTTTGTGAAACATATTCCCTTATTAAACTTCTTAATTTTCCCTTATTTTCTTTTCTTATTGAATAAATTTGAGAAAAAAGTATCTGTTCTTGTGTTTTAAATGCAGAATAAACTTCTGCATATTTTTTCAAAGGCATATTTATATCCGTTCCTGTTAAAATAAAAATAACATCTTTTGCCTTTTCAATAATTTCTTCTAATTTTTCACATTCACTTTTCAGAAGATTTTCAACATTCTTAATAATAATAAGTTTTTTTTCAGAAAAAACAGGGAGGAAATCGACTTCTTCAATTATATCTTTGGTAGTTACTTCTCCACCATAAAAAACTTTTTTATCAAAATCAGTGAATTTATATTTTTCTTCTAAATTCTTATAAATTTCTTCAAATTTTGATGTGTTTTCAACTCCAACAATAACAAACAAATTTTCTTTTTTATTTTCTTTCTTCATTTTCTAAAATAATTGTGTAAACTTTTATTGCTATTTTTTTAGTAATATCATTAAGAACTTTTTCTTCATCATAGGAATTGGAAAGAGGATATGAGATGAACTGAACAAAACTTTTTTTGAAAACCTCACCATTTCTTTCAAGCAAAACTTCACCTTCCACTGTCAATTTACTACTTACAATTTCATCACTATCATATTTGTCATAAAAAAGAGGAGTTCTATTTATTTTATTAAGCAGAATTGTCAAAACATAATCAGCATTATCTTCTGATGAAGTAAGTGTAAAAGATGGATAATTAATTATTACATCTGTCAGGTTGTTATATAGATACATTTGGAGTTTTGGCTGTAATGTCAAATTTTCAATTTTCTTTATATAAACCTTTTCACTTCCCTTATTTAAAAACTTATAACCACATCCAGAAAATAAAAGAAGTAATAAACTAATGAGAGCTAATTTTCTTTTTTGCTTTTTGTCCATATTCTGTTTCAGGATAATTCTCTACAATTTTTCTATAATAAAATAAAGAAGGTCCCTTTTTCCCCATTCTTTCGTAAAGGGAGGCAATTTCATAATACCTTTTTGCTTTTTCATTTTCTATTTTATCTGCCAATTTTTGAAGCTCCTGGTTATAAGTACTATCAGGATATTCTTCTATAAAAAAAGATATATCATTTCCCACTTTTTCAAGTTTCTCAATATCATAGTTCACATCAGGAATTGCAAGATACTCTGATTTTATGAGAAAGAAATTTGCTTTTTCTATTATTGGATTTTCAGGGTATGTTTCTATAATTCTTCTAAATATATCTTCTGCCCTTTCATAGTTTTTCACATCCATATAAAACACACCTAAATTGAATAACCTTTCAGGTGCTTCTTTACTATAAGGGCTATTATCCACAACTTTTTCAAGTAGGGATCCTTTCTCTTCTTTGCGGGATTTTAAAAATGGTAATTGCCATTTATTTTCAATGGAAAGATACTTTGTCCCTATTTCTGATTGTTTTTTTATTGCTTCAAATATAAGTTCTGACTGTGGATATTTATCAATAATTTGTTGATAATAGTCAAATGCCTTTTTATATTCACCCTGATTATAATAAATTTCACCAAGAGCAAAGCATGATTTAGGAGCATATTCTGAATTTTTATAATGCTCTAACAACTTTTTATGTTCCCTTATCGCTTTTTCAATATTCCCTTCTTGCCTGAATTTTTCTGCATATTCAAATTGCTCTTTTGGGGTGTCCTTTACTGCATATTTTGGATTTACCCACTTTCCTGTTTGAGGTGTCCATTCCCAATAAGCAAAACAAGAAAAAGCAAAAGCAAAAAATAAAACAAAAATAACAAAAATTCTTTTCATTTATCTCCTATATTATAATTTTACTTTTATCTTTATAATATTTTCCACAAAATAATAGATGTGTCAAATAAGCAAGAAAATTGCTAAACAGGGTGAGTGAGGGGATTGTTCTACACAGGAAGTTTAGAGGGATGNNNNNNNNNNNNNNNNNNNNNNNNNNNNNNNNNNNNNNNNNNNNNNNNNNNNNNNNNNNNNNNNNNNNNNNNNNNNNNNNNNNNNNNNNNNNNNNNNNNNTTCTGCATCCCCTCCCTTTCAGAGAAGATTGCTAAACAGGGTGAGTGAGGGGATTGTTCTACACAGGAAGTTTAGAGGGATGCCTACGAACCAACTCTGCTTCGCTACTCTTTGCTACCTCAGTCGGTTTGACCCCCATGGGGTTCTGCATCCCCTCCCTTTCAGAGAAGATTGCTAAACAGGGTGAGTGAGGGGATTTGAACCCCCGACCCCTGGAGCCACAGTCCAGTGCTCTTGCCACTGAGCTACACTCACCATTACTTTATATTTTATCTTTTCTTCTCTTCTATGTAAATTTACCAAATTAATTACACATCAAAATTTATTTTTTTTAAGAACTTTACCACCTGTTTTGCCTGTAAATTTTCCATCTTCTACTTCTATTTCACCATTTACTATTACATATAAAATACCTTCTGGTTGAATTTCAGGACTTTCAAATGTGTTTTTATCTTTTACTTTTTCAGGGTCAAAAATAACTATATCAGCAAAATAGTTATCTTTTATTTCTCCCCTTCTTTTCAGTCCTATTTTTTCTGCTGGACCTTTTGTAAATTTATAAAGTGCCTCTTCTAAACTCAACAATTTTTCATCTCTTACATATTTGTTTAAAATTCTTGGAAATGTTCCATATAAACGAGGATGTGGATGCTTTCCTGGTAGTCCATCAGTTCCAATAAGTCCCTTTTTGTGTTTTATAAGTTTCTTTACATTTTCTTCACTCATTGAAAAAGTAATAATTCCTGCTCTCCCTTTTTCTTCAACAAAAATATCAATTACACAATCAAAAACATCCTTGTTTCTAATATCTGAAATTGTTTTTAAATTTTTCCCTTCAATTTCTTTATTTTTTTCTGAAATTACACTATTTATAAATATTTTTTCAGGTCCACAACTTAAAATATAATTTTCCCAATCATCTTCTTCTAACATCGCTTTTTTGACTTTTTCCCTTATTTCCTTATTCTGTAAATCACTAAAAATATCATTACTTTTTTTTATAAATGGCGGAAGTAAAGCAGAAATATGTGTTGAAGAAGCAATATAAGGATATACATCAAAATTTATATTATTCTGTTTTTCAATAATTTCAATTACTTTATCAATTTTATTCCAGTTCTTTATCCCTGCTGCTTTAAGATGAGAGATTTCAGCAGAGACACCTGTTTCTTCTACTATTTTATTAACTTCGCCAACTGCTTCTATCAATGTCTTACCTTCACCTCTTATATGTGAAGAATAAATACCACCAAATTTTGAAATTATTTTAGTAAGAGAGATTAACTCCTCTGTTGTGCTGAACATACCAGGAACATAAATAAGACCTGTGGACAAACCAAAGCATCCACTTTCCATAATTTCAATAAGTTTTTGTTGAACAATTTTTAAATTTTTCTCTTCCAGATGTATTTTCCCTTCTGAAAAAACAGACATTAAATTACCATGCCCTACAAAAGGAACAACATTTAAAGGAAGAGGCGCCCTTTCTAATTGTTCTATAAATTCATTCCAATTTTCCCATTTATTTTTATCTTTAATTTCTCCTATTACTGCTGAATTTGTACTTAAAAAATACTCTGTTCCTTTTCCAAGTGGCGCCCCTGAAATTCCACAATTCCCAGTTATTTCTGTTGTAACTCCCTGATATGTTTTAGGTAGATATGGACTTTGAAAAATTAAAGCAAAATCATCATGACTATGCATATCAATAAAACCAGGTGAAACAATTTTATTCTCTGCATTAATTATCTTAACTGCCTCTATATTTTCTTTTTCATTTAAAATTATTATTTTATCACCCAGGACACCAACATTAACTTCTCTAAACTCTTTGCCATTTAAAAACACAAGACCATTTTTTATAAGTATATCAACCATTTTCTTCCTCCTTATATTTTAAAAAATCCTCTTTTGAAATGTTCCCACCACTTATTATACAAACAATTTTTTTATTTTTAATATTTAGTTTGTTAAAAAGAACCGCTGAAAAAGATGCAACTCCTGCTGTTTCAGGAACAATATCTGTGTATTTTGAAAGGAAACACAAGCCCTCAATTATTTCATTATCATTTACAAGAACTATATCATCAATATATTTATTTACAATTGAAAAATTTAACTCACCTGGTTTTTTAACAGCAATTCCTTCTGCAATTGTTTTTATTTCTTTAAGTTCACATAATTTTCTCTCGTTTAAAGAAATGAACATAGAAGGAGCACCTTCTGCTTGAACTCCAATAATTTTTACAGAAGGGAAAAAGGACTTTCTTGCAATAAGAAGCCCTGCAATTAAACCACCTCCACCAATCGGAGCAACAATAATATCTACATTCTCTACCTGTTTTATTATTTCAATTCCAACTGTCCCCTGTCCTGCAATAATAAGAGGGTCGTCAAAACCATGAATAAAAGTTATATTATTTTCTTCAGATATTTTTTTTGCATATACATAACTTTCAAAATAACTTTTCCCATATATTTCCACTTCACCCAATTTTTTCAATTTTTCAATTTTAATAGAGGGGGTAATTTCAGGCACTATAACTTTTGAGTATATTCCATAAATTTTTGCAACAGTCGCAACTGCAATT is from bacterium and encodes:
- the queC gene encoding 7-cyano-7-deazaguanine synthase QueC, giving the protein MRKEKAVCLISGGMDSFVSAAIAKNNGYRIFCLTLNYGQKGKKEIESAKKVGKFLKCEKHLILNFDLSWVKSALTRKEIKIPEKVKREIPLSYVPARNTILLSVAVAYAETIDADAIFIGVNSVDYSNYPDCRPPFIKKFQEVVDIATKKTINGGKIKIQAPLLYLSKADIVKKGIKLSLDFSITWSCYKSTKKPCGKCPSCQLRKNAFTKVGISDPLTY
- the xerC gene encoding tyrosine recombinase XerC — translated: MKRYVKKFLDYLTLQRNYSVNTIKGYKKDISQFINFIKKNKINSFDEISHQLLISYLGHLRSYGYSENTIGRKIASLKSFFKFLTTRKLVKSNPIVLLSSPKKADRLPNFLTLEEVEKILNLPFKNSWQSLRNKAILELLYSTGIRVGELTSLKIEDINFFEEVIKVRGKGKKERIVPIGKYALKALIEYIEKRPNKKERIVFLNKYNKPLTERSVERIIDKYSKKAIINKKVTPHTFRHSFATHLLDRGADLRTVQELLGHERITTTQIYTHLTVERLKEFYNKTHPRAK
- the polX gene encoding DNA polymerase/3'-5' exonuclease PolX, whose amino-acid sequence is MSKNTEIAEIFDKIADALEFKNDSSFRIGAYRKAARVIRELTEDIEDIWKRKELENIPGIGKGMAEKIDEYLSTGRMKKYEEAMEGISDGIIELLNIPNLGPKTLNLVYNKLNVKNLSDLEKVIEDGSLAKLFGMGEKKVENIKRGIELYKLGKSRIPLGIALPIVENIIESLRKYADKISPAGSIRRMKETIGDIDILAVGKEDIIEKFVSLPDVSEILVKGETKASVIVKENNLQVDIRVIPDDCYGSALQYFTGSKGHNIKLRTFAKENGLKISEYGVFKNDKKIAGKTEEDVYKALGLVWIPPELREDRGEIELAQQGKLPKIVEEKEIKGDLHVHSEYSDGVNTIEEIALSVKKMGYEYIGIADHSKTSKIAGGLDEDELKRKNEEIDKLNQKIKGIKILKGAEVDILSDGSLDYNDKILRELDYVIVAIHQGFKKNVGERIKKAIENPYVDILAHPTGRLLSGREGYDVDIEEIIEYAEKYRVILEINSYPDRLDLNDINILKALGKNINFSIGTDAHNIGMLKYIKFGVGMARRGFLISKRIINTYPSEKIPFRRKAS
- a CDS encoding SagB/ThcOx family dehydrogenase → MENIKLPEVEISEIGVEEALKRRKSTRDYKDEKLTIKEISQLLWACDGKNSKGGRTSPSAGATYPLEIFLIAGEIEKIEKGLYHYNFGEHSISLIKKGDLRNEISKSAYEQRCLKIAPAIVVISGIFEKTTGRYGERGKRYVYMEVGHCGQNLHLQAEALSLGIVMVGAFDDEKVKGVLGIGEDVFYLCPVGKKNE
- a CDS encoding zf-HC2 domain-containing protein, whose product is MSCKKFEKKLVDLINKELNKKEEEQILKHLEKCERCKNKYDELKMVIEKSKKIDIPVLPSSWWDSRENSIFEVPVKEKRHIFKRRFVFALISIIFVFSLSLFFFKSPKQSIVKNEENNKYSFYYDVLFLQDNLSLNENEILQMVDYLEEDEAEKILDSLLK
- a CDS encoding RNA polymerase sigma factor; the protein is MGKKEKFEAFYREYRDRLYSVAFRMVGNKEDGIDIVQESFVKAYQKWDSFREEAKFYTWIYRIVINLSYDYIRKRKREKIGEIQENILKSEKIESDKMVILRDIKDEIQKEIENLTPRQKSIFILKTYEELPYKQIAEILKSREGTVKATYFQSVEKIRKNLKEKGVLKNVMQEI
- the rpsT gene encoding 30S ribosomal protein S20 — its product is MAKRTTSVLRRQRKEKRKTARNKAIKSKIKRIVKKTKKATLENNVNLENYVKTAIKEIDKATGKGVLHKNTGSRKKSRLMHYINKYKTDTKNQEKK
- the bamD gene encoding outer membrane protein assembly factor BamD, giving the protein MKRIFVIFVLFFAFAFSCFAYWEWTPQTGKWVNPKYAVKDTPKEQFEYAEKFRQEGNIEKAIREHKKLLEHYKNSEYAPKSCFALGEIYYNQGEYKKAFDYYQQIIDKYPQSELIFEAIKKQSEIGTKYLSIENKWQLPFLKSRKEEKGSLLEKVVDNSPYSKEAPERLFNLGVFYMDVKNYERAEDIFRRIIETYPENPIIEKANFFLIKSEYLAIPDVNYDIEKLEKVGNDISFFIEEYPDSTYNQELQKLADKIENEKAKRYYEIASLYERMGKKGPSLFYYRKIVENYPETEYGQKAKKKISSH
- a CDS encoding D-aminoacylase encodes the protein MVDILIKNGLVFLNGKEFREVNVGVLGDKIIILNEKENIEAVKIINAENKIVSPGFIDMHSHDDFALIFQSPYLPKTYQGVTTEITGNCGISGAPLGKGTEYFLSTNSAVIGEIKDKNKWENWNEFIEQLERAPLPLNVVPFVGHGNLMSVFSEGKIHLEEKNLKIVQQKLIEIMESGCFGLSTGLIYVPGMFSTTEELISLTKIISKFGGIYSSHIRGEGKTLIEAVGEVNKIVEETGVSAEISHLKAAGIKNWNKIDKVIEIIEKQNNINFDVYPYIASSTHISALLPPFIKKSNDIFSDLQNKEIREKVKKAMLEEDDWENYILSCGPEKIFINSVISEKNKEIEGKNLKTISDIRNKDVFDCVIDIFVEEKGRAGIITFSMSEENVKKLIKHKKGLIGTDGLPGKHPHPRLYGTFPRILNKYVRDEKLLSLEEALYKFTKGPAEKIGLKRRGEIKDNYFADIVIFDPEKVKDKNTFESPEIQPEGILYVIVNGEIEVEDGKFTGKTGGKVLKKNKF
- a CDS encoding threonine/serine dehydratase yields the protein MDIIKEIDIKKAYEVISDKIYLTPIISYAKINTQIGNNIFFKLENLQKTGAFKIRGVFNKINSLNKDEKARGVICASSGSHGIAVATVAKIYGIYSKVIVPEITPSIKIEKLKKLGEVEIYGKSYFESYVYAKKISEENNITFIHGFDDPLIIAGQGTVGIEIIKQVENVDIIVAPIGGGGLIAGLLIARKSFFPSVKIIGVQAEGAPSMFISLNERKLCELKEIKTIAEGIAVKKPGELNFSIVNKYIDDIVLVNDNEIIEGLCFLSKYTDIVPETAGVASFSAVLFNKLNIKNKKIVCIISGGNISKEDFLKYKEEENG